The following proteins are encoded in a genomic region of Catellatospora sp. TT07R-123:
- the murJ gene encoding murein biosynthesis integral membrane protein MurJ, translated as MTAPDRLPPVDAADHTAVLPRLVSDGLPAEELEAAAEPSFEEEHKGAAGNSMLMAVGSLVSRGTGFLRTAVLTAAIGTEVLGDTYTTAQIFPGMIYELLLGGILSSVLVPMLVRSRKTDPDRGEAFTQRLLTLTMIVLGITTVLAVVCAPLLSLTYASGNPQEYRDLITALSYLMLPTIFFYGVTGLCSAVLNTRGRFGPPMWSPILNNIVVIGTGIAFMVIYHDKPVTDPTQVTRGEILLLGGGVLLGILVQSFGLLPALRKVGFRWRLRFGFRELGLRRLARIGGWMLCYVIVNQVALLVMTNLLNRGQKHGPGPMIYNNVFLLMMMAHGIIAVSIITALLPRMSAAAADGRAHDIAADLSRGIRMVSVVIAPIAVTYAVLALPIAIALFERGAVDREASIHTAPVLMVAGLALLPFAISQLFNFSYYSMQDTKTPALINLPVISLRLSLQLGWVAAFAIGTTAVGMMFGNAVSYIAAALFSAVLLKRRIGLIGLRRISTTLAKVLVAALVAAAAGWGSVKLLYMGATQSSVSSLTAWVTLIFGGLIICGVYGAVTLALRVEEVHDVLGMVRRRLGR; from the coding sequence ATGACCGCCCCCGATCGCCTCCCCCCGGTCGACGCCGCCGATCACACCGCCGTGCTGCCACGGCTGGTGTCAGACGGGCTGCCCGCCGAGGAGCTGGAGGCCGCGGCCGAGCCCAGCTTCGAGGAGGAGCACAAGGGCGCGGCCGGGAACTCGATGCTGATGGCGGTCGGCTCGCTGGTCAGCCGGGGCACGGGCTTCCTGCGTACGGCGGTGCTGACGGCCGCGATCGGCACCGAGGTGCTGGGCGACACGTACACCACGGCGCAGATCTTCCCGGGCATGATCTACGAGCTGCTGCTCGGCGGCATCCTGTCCAGCGTGCTGGTGCCGATGCTGGTCCGGTCGCGCAAGACCGACCCGGATCGGGGCGAGGCCTTCACGCAGCGCCTGCTCACGCTCACCATGATCGTGCTCGGCATCACCACCGTGCTCGCGGTGGTCTGCGCCCCGCTGCTGTCGCTGACCTACGCCAGCGGCAACCCGCAGGAGTACCGCGACCTGATCACGGCACTGTCGTACCTGATGCTGCCGACGATCTTCTTCTACGGCGTGACCGGCCTGTGCAGCGCCGTGCTGAACACCCGGGGCAGGTTCGGGCCGCCCATGTGGTCCCCGATCCTGAACAACATCGTGGTGATCGGCACCGGCATCGCGTTCATGGTCATCTACCACGACAAGCCGGTCACCGACCCCACCCAGGTGACCCGCGGCGAGATCCTGCTGCTCGGCGGCGGTGTGCTGCTCGGCATCCTGGTCCAGTCGTTCGGCCTGCTGCCGGCGCTGCGCAAGGTGGGCTTCCGCTGGCGGCTGCGGTTCGGCTTCCGCGAGCTCGGCCTGCGGCGGCTGGCCCGCATCGGCGGCTGGATGCTCTGCTACGTGATCGTCAACCAGGTCGCGCTGCTGGTGATGACGAACCTGCTCAACCGCGGCCAGAAGCACGGCCCCGGCCCGATGATCTACAACAACGTCTTCCTGCTGATGATGATGGCGCACGGCATCATCGCCGTCTCGATCATCACGGCGCTGCTGCCCCGGATGAGCGCCGCCGCCGCCGACGGCCGGGCGCACGACATCGCGGCCGACCTGAGCCGCGGCATCCGCATGGTCTCCGTCGTCATCGCCCCCATCGCGGTCACCTACGCCGTGCTGGCGCTGCCGATCGCCATCGCGCTGTTCGAGCGCGGCGCCGTCGACCGCGAAGCCTCCATCCACACCGCGCCGGTGCTGATGGTGGCCGGGCTGGCCCTGCTGCCGTTCGCGATCAGCCAGCTGTTCAACTTCAGCTACTACTCGATGCAGGACACGAAGACCCCGGCCCTGATCAACCTGCCGGTGATCTCGCTGCGGCTGTCTTTGCAGCTCGGCTGGGTCGCCGCGTTCGCCATCGGCACCACGGCGGTCGGCATGATGTTCGGCAACGCCGTCTCGTACATCGCCGCCGCCCTGTTCTCGGCGGTGCTGCTCAAGCGCCGGATCGGCCTGATCGGCCTGCGCCGCATCTCGACGACCCTGGCCAAGGTGCTGGTCGCGGCGCTGGTCGCGGCGGCGGCCGGTTGGGGCAGCGTCAAGCTGCTCTACATGGGCGCCACCCAGAGCAGCGTGAGCAGCCTCACCGCGTGGGTCACGCTCATCTTCGGCGGCCTGATCATCTGCGGCGTGTACGGCGCGGTCACCCTCGCCCTGCGGGTCGAAGAGGTCCACGACGTCCTCGGCATGGTCCGCCGCCGCCTGGGGCGGTGA
- a CDS encoding CCA tRNA nucleotidyltransferase, with protein MSPSTPLSEAQRNAVAELLRVSPVADELGRRFAKAGHELHLVGGSVRDALLGRLGDDLDFCTDAHPDETLRIVKGWAEATWETGREFGTIGAQRSGLRLEITTYRAESYDGISRNPQVQYGTSLHDDLVRRDFTVNAMAVSLPGHEFADPFGGLQDLAARVIRTPGTPQQSFGDDPLRMLRAARFAAQLRFTLEPSVVEAMERMSADLQRITAERIRDEFGKLMLGADPVTGLRLLVDTGLADQFLPELAGLKLEIDEHAQHKDVYEHTLKVVANAVGFDTADGGPDLVLRLAALLHDIGKPATKAVGADGGVSFHHHEMVGARLAKSRLKLMKFPKDVITPVVQLVALHLRFYGYGRGEWTDSAVRRYVTDAADQLARLHKLTRSDCTTRNRRKASQLAADYDALEQRIAQLQEAEDLARVRPDLDGNAIMELLGVPPGPIVGRAWKHLKELRLEHGPLDRDAAEAELQRWARAEGILPHA; from the coding sequence ATGTCGCCCTCCACTCCGCTCTCCGAAGCCCAGCGCAACGCCGTCGCCGAACTGCTGCGCGTCTCCCCCGTCGCCGACGAACTGGGCCGCCGGTTCGCCAAGGCCGGTCACGAACTGCACCTCGTGGGCGGTTCCGTCCGTGACGCCCTGCTCGGGCGGCTCGGTGACGACCTCGACTTCTGCACCGACGCGCACCCGGACGAGACCCTGCGCATCGTGAAGGGCTGGGCCGAGGCGACCTGGGAGACCGGTCGCGAGTTCGGCACCATCGGCGCCCAGCGCTCCGGCCTCCGGCTGGAGATCACGACGTACCGGGCGGAGTCCTACGACGGGATCAGCCGCAACCCGCAGGTGCAGTACGGCACGAGCCTGCATGACGACCTGGTGCGCCGCGACTTCACGGTCAACGCGATGGCGGTCAGCCTGCCCGGCCATGAGTTCGCCGACCCGTTCGGCGGGTTGCAGGACCTGGCGGCGCGGGTGATCCGTACCCCCGGCACGCCGCAGCAGTCGTTCGGCGACGACCCGCTGCGCATGCTGCGCGCGGCCCGCTTCGCCGCGCAGCTGCGCTTCACCCTGGAGCCGTCCGTGGTCGAGGCGATGGAGCGGATGTCGGCCGACCTTCAGCGGATCACCGCCGAGCGCATCCGCGACGAGTTCGGCAAGCTGATGCTCGGCGCCGACCCGGTCACCGGCCTGCGGCTGCTGGTCGACACCGGCCTGGCCGACCAGTTCCTGCCCGAGCTGGCCGGGCTCAAGCTGGAGATCGACGAGCACGCCCAGCACAAGGACGTCTACGAGCACACGCTCAAGGTGGTCGCCAACGCGGTCGGGTTCGACACCGCCGACGGCGGCCCCGACCTCGTGCTGCGCCTGGCCGCCCTGCTGCACGACATCGGCAAGCCCGCCACCAAGGCGGTGGGCGCCGACGGCGGCGTGAGCTTCCACCACCACGAGATGGTCGGCGCCCGCCTCGCGAAGTCCCGCCTCAAGCTGATGAAGTTCCCCAAGGACGTCATCACGCCCGTCGTTCAGCTCGTCGCACTGCACCTCCGCTTCTACGGGTACGGCCGGGGCGAGTGGACCGACTCGGCGGTCCGCCGGTACGTCACCGACGCCGCGGACCAGCTCGCACGGCTGCACAAGCTCACCCGTTCCGACTGCACCACCCGCAACAGGCGCAAGGCGTCCCAGCTCGCGGCCGACTACGACGCGCTGGAGCAGCGCATCGCGCAGTTGCAGGAGGCCGAGGACCTGGCCCGGGTGCGCCCGGACCTGGACGGCAACGCGATCATGGAGCTGCTCGGCGTGCCGCCGGGCCCGATCGTCGGCCGCGCCTGGAAGCACCTCAAGGAGCTGCGCCTGGAACACGGCCCGCTCGACCGCGACGCGGCCGAGGCCGAACTCCAGCGCTGGGCCCGCGCCGAGGGCATCCTCCCCCACGCCTGA
- a CDS encoding MFS transporter — protein MPHPVIPNTTASSAPVASSRAILAGGPFRRLLAVRLTSQIADGWFQAGLGGALLFNPEKQTSPVAIAAGFAILLLPYSLLGPYVGVLLDRWDRRASLSFANIARAVMVVPCAALLWSGLQGVGFAVSALIVIAINRFFLAGLSAALPHVVDDRKLVPANALASTLGTICYSTGLFSSAVVIGFHLVGGDRHGYGLISASAAIGYLLSGLLARVLFRAGELGPLAGERRTGSLAQALVEVFRGMVAGARHLAGRRKAAEVMLLQAGYRYLYGVLTLATLLLYSRYFGNSTDRAGQSLLSLGLVVILGAAGVALAAVVTPLAVRWWDGRRWLIAVVAGVGVVVLVFGLPFRQTPLLVAVFLINVAAQSIKIIVDATLQHECEDAYRGRIFSVNDTLFNLLWVGGLFTAALILPPNGKSFVGLVATALGFVLLSVWYAAVSRRPA, from the coding sequence GTGCCGCACCCCGTGATCCCGAACACGACCGCCAGTTCCGCGCCGGTCGCGTCCTCGCGCGCGATCCTGGCCGGCGGACCGTTCCGGCGGCTGCTGGCGGTGCGGCTGACCAGCCAGATCGCCGACGGGTGGTTCCAGGCGGGTCTGGGCGGGGCGCTGCTGTTCAACCCGGAGAAGCAGACCAGCCCGGTGGCGATCGCGGCCGGGTTCGCCATCCTGCTGCTGCCGTACTCGCTGCTCGGCCCGTATGTCGGCGTGCTGCTGGACCGCTGGGACCGCCGCGCCTCGCTCTCGTTCGCCAACATCGCCCGCGCGGTGATGGTGGTCCCGTGCGCGGCGCTGCTGTGGTCCGGGCTGCAGGGCGTCGGGTTCGCGGTCTCCGCGCTGATCGTCATCGCCATCAACCGGTTCTTCCTGGCCGGGCTGTCCGCCGCGCTGCCGCACGTGGTCGATGACCGCAAGCTCGTCCCGGCCAACGCGCTCGCCTCGACGCTGGGCACGATCTGCTACTCGACCGGGCTGTTCAGCTCGGCGGTCGTGATCGGTTTCCACCTCGTCGGCGGCGACCGCCACGGGTACGGCCTGATCAGCGCCTCGGCCGCGATCGGCTACCTGCTGTCCGGCCTGCTCGCGCGGGTGCTGTTCCGGGCCGGTGAGCTGGGCCCGCTGGCGGGGGAGCGGCGCACCGGCAGCCTGGCGCAGGCCCTGGTCGAGGTGTTCCGGGGGATGGTCGCGGGTGCGCGCCACCTGGCCGGGCGCCGCAAGGCGGCCGAGGTGATGCTGCTCCAGGCGGGCTACCGCTACCTGTACGGCGTGCTCACGCTGGCCACGCTGCTGCTGTACAGCCGGTACTTCGGCAACAGCACGGACCGGGCCGGGCAGTCGCTGCTGTCGCTGGGGCTGGTGGTGATCCTCGGCGCGGCCGGAGTCGCCCTGGCCGCGGTCGTCACACCCCTGGCGGTGCGCTGGTGGGACGGGCGGCGCTGGCTCATCGCCGTGGTCGCGGGCGTCGGCGTGGTGGTGCTGGTGTTCGGCCTGCCGTTCCGGCAGACGCCGCTGCTGGTGGCTGTCTTCCTCATCAACGTCGCGGCGCAGAGCATCAAGATCATCGTGGATGCGACGTTGCAGCACGAATGCGAAGACGCCTACCGCGGACGCATCTTCAGCGTTAACGACACCCTGTTCAACCTGCTCTGGGTGGGCGGCCTGTTCACCGCCGCGCTGATCCTGCCCCCCAACGGCAAGTCCTTCGTCGGCCTGGTCGCGACCGCTCTCGGCTTCGTACTGCTCTCCGTCTGGTACGCCGCGGTCAGCCGCCGCCCGGCCTGA
- a CDS encoding flotillin family protein, with translation MSPLYIAIGGGVLLLLLIVLFVLSRIKVAGPNEAFIVTGRKGRRIETADGVRSTDLSGQKVVMGASVFVLPVVQKLQVLDLSSRRIHVEITGAVSKQGIRANLQGVAIVKVGGTEDAIRAAAQRFLHQQAEIEEFTREVLAGALRSIVGRLTIEEIIRDRAAFASAVAEEAEHSMTNQGLVLDTFQLQDILAEGSYLQDLGRPEAARVLKDAAIAEAVARQQAEQARLLSEESIAEAQRNLALKQAGIQAEIDAAKAVSAAAGPLAEAERQQIIIAEQRKVAEQNAELKQRQLDTEVRKPADAARYKVEQEAEADRNARVLAADASRQATIAAAQANAEQARLTGEGERARRAALAEANAIEGAKEGEAEQRRRSAIAEAVEREGAANAAAILATGQSEAEAMRLKAEAFAQYNEAAVLDLLVKVLPQVVAAAAAPMSAIDKMTVISTDGASSLTKSVASNVAQGLQLGTDLTGIDLPALLAKVTGAARES, from the coding sequence ATGTCACCCCTCTACATCGCGATCGGCGGCGGCGTACTGCTGCTGCTCCTGATCGTCCTGTTCGTGCTGTCCCGGATCAAGGTCGCCGGACCCAACGAGGCGTTCATCGTGACCGGCCGCAAGGGCCGCCGGATCGAGACCGCCGACGGCGTCCGCTCCACCGATCTGTCCGGCCAGAAGGTCGTCATGGGCGCCTCGGTGTTCGTGCTTCCGGTCGTCCAGAAGCTCCAGGTGCTCGACCTGTCCAGCCGGCGCATCCACGTCGAGATCACCGGTGCGGTCAGCAAGCAGGGCATCCGCGCCAACCTCCAGGGCGTCGCGATCGTGAAGGTCGGCGGCACCGAGGACGCCATCCGCGCCGCCGCCCAGCGCTTCCTGCACCAGCAGGCGGAGATCGAGGAGTTCACCCGCGAGGTCCTCGCCGGTGCGCTGCGCTCGATCGTCGGCCGCCTCACCATCGAGGAGATCATCCGGGACCGGGCCGCGTTCGCCAGCGCGGTGGCCGAGGAAGCCGAGCACTCGATGACCAACCAGGGTCTGGTGCTCGACACGTTCCAGTTGCAGGACATCCTGGCCGAGGGGTCATACCTCCAGGACCTGGGCCGGCCGGAGGCCGCCCGGGTGCTCAAGGACGCCGCCATCGCCGAGGCGGTGGCCCGCCAGCAGGCCGAGCAGGCACGACTGCTGTCCGAGGAGTCGATCGCCGAGGCGCAGCGGAACCTGGCCCTGAAGCAGGCCGGGATCCAGGCCGAGATCGACGCCGCCAAGGCCGTCTCCGCCGCAGCGGGTCCGCTGGCCGAGGCCGAGCGGCAGCAGATCATCATCGCCGAGCAGCGCAAGGTCGCCGAGCAGAACGCCGAGCTCAAGCAGCGCCAGCTCGACACCGAGGTGCGCAAGCCCGCCGACGCGGCGCGATACAAGGTCGAGCAGGAGGCCGAGGCCGACCGCAACGCCCGGGTCCTCGCCGCGGACGCGTCCCGCCAGGCGACCATCGCCGCCGCGCAGGCCAACGCCGAGCAGGCCCGCCTCACGGGTGAGGGCGAGCGGGCACGGCGTGCCGCGCTGGCCGAGGCGAACGCCATCGAGGGTGCCAAGGAAGGTGAGGCGGAGCAGCGCCGCCGTTCGGCCATCGCGGAGGCGGTCGAGCGCGAAGGTGCTGCCAACGCCGCGGCGATCCTGGCCACGGGGCAGTCCGAGGCCGAGGCGATGCGTCTGAAGGCCGAGGCGTTCGCCCAGTACAACGAGGCGGCTGTGCTCGACCTGCTGGTCAAGGTGCTGCCGCAGGTGGTGGCCGCGGCGGCCGCGCCGATGAGCGCCATCGACAAGATGACCGTGATCTCCACCGACGGTGCCAGCTCGCTGACCAAGTCGGTCGCCAGCAACGTGGCGCAGGGCCTCCAGCTCGGCACGGACCTCACCGGGATCGATCTGCCGGCGCTGCTGGCCAAGGTCACCGGGGCGGCCCGCGAGAGCTGA
- a CDS encoding DUF6584 family protein, which translates to MAKADVLARVRADLAAGHTHVAVQRLRTLLAVLPNDLEVRALLTSVYRQTGNPVEAGRWGFLTEEVRESELAAFAKANPDPWQRLRLLHFDGDPVGLSEAAAQRLVQLADEAEKSGPPTRWVGSYRAPAKSRGVALPCLFTTVILAVALALVGIGAWKIMGYLLE; encoded by the coding sequence GTGGCAAAGGCGGACGTACTCGCCCGGGTGCGCGCCGATCTCGCGGCCGGGCATACCCACGTGGCTGTTCAGCGACTGCGGACGCTGCTCGCGGTGCTGCCCAACGACCTGGAGGTCCGCGCGCTGCTGACCTCCGTCTACCGGCAGACGGGCAATCCCGTCGAGGCGGGCCGCTGGGGCTTCCTGACCGAAGAGGTACGGGAATCCGAGCTCGCCGCGTTCGCCAAGGCCAATCCGGACCCGTGGCAGCGCCTGCGCCTGCTGCACTTCGACGGCGACCCGGTCGGCCTGTCCGAGGCCGCCGCGCAGCGCCTCGTGCAGCTCGCCGACGAGGCCGAGAAGTCCGGTCCGCCCACCCGATGGGTCGGGTCGTACCGGGCGCCCGCCAAGTCCCGCGGCGTGGCTCTGCCGTGCCTGTTCACCACCGTCATCCTGGCCGTGGCCCTGGCGCTGGTCGGCATCGGCGCCTGGAAGATCATGGGCTACCTGCTGGAGTAG
- a CDS encoding DUF6584 family protein: MGKSDLMDRVAEDLTRGHTYPAIQRMHSLVAAHPTDLDLRRRLAAIYRATGNAVEAGRWSYLDESADPAELAAFETRYPPHRRLDALRWPAGAQAPTDISRVRLAPLHAAAGAAAPAAPHGPRRLTTAAAVAALVALALLAVVGAQTVLEWLL; this comes from the coding sequence ATGGGTAAGTCAGATCTCATGGACCGGGTGGCCGAGGATCTAACCAGAGGCCATACCTACCCGGCGATCCAGCGCATGCACAGCCTGGTCGCCGCGCACCCCACCGACCTCGATCTGCGGCGCAGGCTGGCCGCGATCTACCGGGCCACCGGCAACGCCGTCGAAGCCGGCCGCTGGTCCTACCTGGACGAATCCGCCGACCCGGCCGAACTGGCCGCGTTCGAGACCCGGTACCCGCCGCACCGCCGCCTCGACGCGCTGCGCTGGCCCGCCGGAGCCCAGGCCCCCACCGACATCTCCCGCGTACGGCTGGCACCCCTGCACGCCGCCGCCGGCGCCGCGGCACCGGCCGCGCCGCACGGTCCACGCCGGCTCACCACCGCGGCGGCGGTCGCCGCCCTGGTCGCGCTGGCTCTGCTCGCCGTCGTCGGCGCCCAGACCGTGCTGGAGTGGCTGCTCTGA
- a CDS encoding inositol-3-phosphate synthase, with protein MGSVRVAIVGVGNCASSLIQGVEYYRDADPADRVPGLMHVDFGGYHVRDVEFVAAFDVDAKKVGRDLAEAIVASENNTIKLCDVPPTGVTVHRGPTFDGLGQYYREMIEESDDAPVDVVKVLKDAKVDVVVAYLPVGSEQADKFYAQAAIDAGCAFVNALPVFIASDPVWAKKFEDAGLPIVGDDIKSQVGATIVHRALAKLFEDRGVELLRTYQLNFGGNMDFMNMLERKRLVSKKISKTQSVTSQIPHEMTKGDVHIGPSDHVPWLDDRKWAYIRLEGRSFGDTPLNAELKLEVWDSPNSAGVIIDAVRAAKIALDRKIGGPILSASSYFMKSPPVQYSDHDAHQAVEGFIKGTVNR; from the coding sequence ATGGGCTCCGTCCGCGTTGCCATCGTAGGTGTGGGTAACTGCGCCTCGTCCCTGATCCAGGGCGTGGAGTACTACCGCGACGCCGATCCCGCCGACCGCGTGCCCGGCCTGATGCACGTCGACTTCGGCGGCTACCACGTCCGCGACGTCGAGTTCGTCGCCGCCTTCGACGTGGACGCGAAGAAGGTCGGCCGGGACCTGGCCGAGGCCATCGTCGCCAGCGAGAACAACACCATCAAGCTGTGCGACGTGCCGCCGACCGGTGTCACCGTGCACCGCGGCCCGACCTTCGACGGCCTGGGCCAGTACTACCGCGAGATGATCGAGGAGTCTGACGACGCCCCGGTCGACGTGGTGAAGGTCCTCAAGGACGCCAAGGTGGACGTCGTGGTGGCGTACCTGCCGGTCGGCTCCGAGCAGGCGGACAAGTTCTACGCCCAGGCGGCGATCGACGCGGGCTGCGCCTTCGTCAACGCGCTGCCGGTCTTCATCGCCTCCGACCCGGTGTGGGCCAAGAAGTTCGAGGACGCCGGGCTGCCGATCGTCGGTGACGACATCAAGAGCCAGGTCGGCGCCACCATCGTGCACCGCGCGCTGGCCAAGCTGTTCGAGGACCGCGGCGTCGAGCTGCTGCGCACCTACCAGCTGAACTTCGGCGGCAACATGGACTTCATGAACATGCTGGAGCGCAAGCGCCTGGTCTCGAAGAAGATCTCGAAGACGCAGTCGGTGACCTCGCAGATCCCGCATGAGATGACCAAGGGCGATGTGCACATCGGGCCGTCGGACCACGTGCCGTGGCTGGACGACCGCAAGTGGGCCTACATCCGCCTGGAGGGCCGCTCGTTCGGCGACACCCCGCTGAACGCCGAGCTCAAGCTTGAGGTGTGGGACTCGCCGAACTCGGCCGGCGTCATCATCGACGCGGTGCGCGCCGCGAAGATCGCGCTGGACCGCAAGATCGGCGGCCCGATCCTGTCCGCTTCGAGCTACTTCATGAAGTCGCCGCCGGTGCAGTACAGCGACCACGACGCCCACCAGGCCGTCGAGGGCTTCATCAAGGGCACGGTAAATCGTTGA
- a CDS encoding PadR family transcriptional regulator, whose product MLDLAILGLLHESPMHGYELRKQLSTKLGTIRAAISYGSLYPTLRRLQTAGWITEAGETPADDAGVPPLTSRRGRVVYKITAEGKERFQDLLAQVGPEAYEDAAFGVHFAFFSRTDVDIRLRILEGRRRKVEERREGFREVLARAAVRLDAYTLELQRHGFDAADREVRWLEELIANERSGRSPQARGATGPAPDTDLERPLTARPGPDDSAE is encoded by the coding sequence TTGCTCGACCTCGCCATCCTCGGCCTCCTGCACGAATCGCCGATGCACGGCTACGAGCTGCGCAAGCAGCTCAGCACCAAGCTCGGGACGATTCGTGCGGCGATCAGCTACGGCTCCCTCTACCCCACACTGCGGCGGTTGCAAACCGCCGGCTGGATAACGGAGGCGGGGGAGACCCCCGCCGACGACGCCGGCGTGCCACCGCTGACCAGCCGTCGGGGACGGGTGGTCTACAAGATCACAGCCGAGGGCAAGGAACGGTTCCAGGACCTGCTGGCGCAGGTGGGACCGGAGGCGTATGAGGATGCGGCCTTCGGTGTTCACTTCGCCTTTTTCTCCCGGACCGACGTCGACATCCGCCTGCGCATCCTCGAGGGCCGCCGCCGCAAGGTGGAGGAGCGCCGGGAGGGCTTCCGCGAGGTGCTCGCCCGCGCGGCCGTACGGCTCGACGCGTACACCCTGGAGCTCCAGCGACACGGCTTCGACGCCGCGGACCGCGAGGTCCGCTGGCTGGAGGAGCTGATCGCGAACGAGCGCTCCGGCCGCTCGCCCCAGGCGCGCGGCGCCACCGGCCCCGCGCCGGACACAGACCTGGAAAGACCGCTCACGGCCCGACCGGGCCCTGACGACTCCGCCGAGTGA
- a CDS encoding DUF5318 family protein: MDGFVDYALQRRALLREVYAGRVGTSEVCDASPYLKSAARFHGETTEKRCPICRREFVINVHYIYGDQLKHAAGQARTRAELAALADTLGEFQVYVVEVCRGCNWNHLVEQYLLGRAHRMAPPLSEAGASATSPTGTV, encoded by the coding sequence ATGGATGGGTTCGTTGACTATGCCCTGCAGCGGCGGGCGCTGCTGCGGGAGGTGTACGCGGGAAGGGTCGGCACGTCAGAGGTCTGCGACGCGTCGCCCTACCTGAAGAGCGCGGCTCGGTTCCACGGCGAGACCACCGAGAAGCGGTGCCCCATCTGCCGTCGCGAGTTCGTGATCAACGTGCACTACATCTACGGCGATCAGCTGAAGCACGCCGCCGGCCAGGCTCGCACGCGCGCCGAGCTGGCGGCACTGGCCGACACGCTCGGTGAGTTCCAGGTATACGTGGTCGAGGTGTGCCGCGGCTGCAACTGGAACCACCTCGTGGAGCAGTACCTTCTTGGCCGAGCACACCGGATGGCGCCCCCGCTGTCCGAAGCTGGCGCCAGCGCCACATCCCCGACCGGAACGGTGTGA